Proteins from one Solenopsis invicta isolate M01_SB chromosome 11, UNIL_Sinv_3.0, whole genome shotgun sequence genomic window:
- the LOC105198811 gene encoding uncharacterized protein LOC105198811 produces the protein MFYDKEDQRWLNEVMSKIAENLGPNVDKTRYDLSKSIILFMTNIYYVRLQFKNKTNSQNEELSIVLKRPLLDVCELRIESQFHNEMLFYEMYVEPDENHPRCLYINDQLPTDSVIALENVNGRGYYACPKQYDPPLEYTLAAMRELGRFHGKAYIMKEQRRKKFFNIVERLQNVRYIKAKNCYKIAVNTCGTRGVEYLRKHGHDAIFCDKMEALLSNGYDEVMLKLESLEPLSTLCHGDFTLSNVLFKTEEDGQYHAMLIDFALITYSTPVVDLSTYLCLCCSNEERRVKFSDIMRAYHDALLEYLLNAGVQDVGKYSYNALLDDFKRGALFGFIIASMFLPHLLENTNVTELRKEYERLMQIPKSVFKYKYCGGDKVCKMLADALLHLRDLGCLEHFL, from the coding sequence ATGTTCTATGACAAAGAAGATCAAAGATGGCTCAACGAAGTGATGTCGAAGATCGCCGAGAATCTCGGACCAAACGTGGATAAAACTCGATACGATCTATCCAAATCTATTATTTTGTTCATGACCAACATATATTATGTACGCTTGCAGTTTAAGAATAAGACAAATAGTCAGAACGAGGAATTGTCTATTGTACTGAAAAGACCCTTACTTGATGTGTGCGAGCTTCGCATTGAGAGTCAGTTTCACAACGAGATGCTGTTCTACGAAATGTACGTCGAACCAGACGAGAATCATCCGAGATGTTTGTACATCAATGACCAGTTGCCTACCGATTCGGTGATCGCCCTGGAGAACGTTAACGGGCGAGGCTATTATGCCTGTCCGAAACAATACGACCCCCCTTTGGAGTACACATTGGCGGCGATGCGCGAATTAGGACGATTTCACGGGAAAGCGTATATCATGAAGGAGCAGcgacgaaaaaaatttttcaacattgtGGAGCGACTTCAAAATGTTAGATACATAAAGGCGAAAAACTGCTATAAGATCGCAGTGAATACTTGCGGTACACGAGGAGTGGAGTATCTTCGCAAACATGGCCACGATGCAATTTTCTGCGATAAGATGGAAGCTTTGCTGTCAAATGGGTATGACGAAGTGATGCTGAAGTTGGAGTCGTTGGAACCTTTGTCTACGCTGTGCCACGGCGATTTTACATTGTCTAACGTTCTCTTTAAGACAGAAGAGGACGGACAGTATCACGCGATGCTAATTGATTTCGCGCTTATTACGTATTCGACTCCTGTCGTCGATCTTTCCACATATCTCTGCCTTTGTTGCTCTAATGAAGAGAGAAGAGTGAAATTTTCTGACATCATGCGAGCCTATCATGACGCGCTGCTTGAATATTTGCTAAACGCTGGCGTACAAGACGTTGGGAAATACTCGTACAACGCTCTGTTGGACGATTTTAAGAGAGGAGCTTTATTCGGTTTCATTATTGCATCCATGTTTTTACCACATTTATTGGAAAACACCAATGTTACCGAACTACGAAAAGAGTATGAGAGATTAATGCAAATACCAAAAagtgtatttaaatacaaatattgcgGCGGAGACAAAGTATGTAAAATGCTAGCTGATGCATTGTTGCATCTTAGAGATCTTGGCTGCttagaacattttttatag